The DNA window ATACCGCGGGGCGTCGGAGTGCTGTCTTTGCCGAACGAGGTCGGCATCGTGCGGATGACCTTGCCGTCTCGTTTGACGACTATCGTTTTGGTGTTGTCGTCGGCAACGATTTCCTGAGCTCGGCCAATCGTGAAGTCGTAGGACAAGTTCTCGTCGCCGTAGAGCCCGTCGCCGAGGTCGACTCCGTAAATGTTGACGGCGACACTGACTTTGGTGCCCGGCGTCCAGAAGCGTTCGGGCCTCCACCGGACTTCGGAGTCGCTGATCCAATAGAACGCACCCCGCATCTGGGGGTCAGACGACACGGTGATCGCCGCCTGTGCCTTCTTTCGGTCGGGGATGGGATCGGCGAACCGCACCCCGACTGTGTGGGCGATCCCGACGGTTTTCTCGCCGAGGATGGCAGCGCTGGTCAGTGACTCCGGTGAGGTCGTGGTGAAGCGCTGCGAGACGACCGATCGACCGCCCACGCCCACGGCCTCGGCTTGAACGGAATACCGCTTCGAATATCCCAGGGGTTGGGTGCTTGTCCACGTTGAGCCGTCCTCGCTCAGTGAGCCCGCCAAGGGACGGCCGCTGGCTGTGGGGATACGGACGTTTGTCAACGCGCCGCGGCTGGCCGTGACAACAATAGGAAGCCCAGGTTCGACAACCGCGTTGGGCGCGAGTCGACCGCCACCTTCGGTGGCCACAGCAATGGAAGGCTGTGCGATGTCGGCGAAGCTGTCAACGGCCTGAATCTCGTTGCTGTAGGCGCCTCCGGTTGAGCTGCACGAGGTCAATAACATCACCACAGCCGTCAAGGCTGCGAGCATCAGCAGTCGCGGAATACCTGCCCGGACCGACCCGCGGCATCCACGAGCGCTCGAGCACTGCGGCTGCGCACCGTAAGCCGCCAAGAGATCACGTGGCTCTTCGATAGCTCGAGTCCTTCTTACGCGGCCCATCGATTGTGGCGAACCCTCTCACTCGGCGCCTGGACTAGGTTTACTATCCACGATAGTAGTTGAATGCTGTGCGCTCCTCTACCCGCTGCACAGCGCGAGAGAAGGTTCGAAACGTCTTCGTGGTGGGCGACCGCCGAGCGGTCACGTCGACCTCATTATTGCCGTGTGGCGACACCCCACAGGTAGTCCCCGCCGATGCGTGTTCGCCACCGCTCGCCGACGTCGAGGCCGTGGTGCGACAACTCTCGCGACACCTGCGGGACCACTCGTCCTCATACCTCCCGCGCGCCGATAAGGCGGGTCGTCCGACGACGTAGACTCCCCGGGTTCTCAACCACGGTGCAGGATCGAGTTTGGGTCCATCTTGCTGCCACACCTTGTAGTGCAGGTGTGGGCCGGTGGAGTAGCCGCGGTTTCCTACCGTTGCGATCTGCGCGCCGGCCAGGACTCGCTGCCAGACGCTCACCAGTGTCTCGCTGATGTGCCCATACACGCCGATCGTGCCGTCGTCTTGCAGCACTCGCATCCACAGCCCGAAGCCGGCGGCCTTCGATAACCGTCCCCGCCCAAGGCGATCTTTGAGGTCGCGGGTTCGGTGTGCTCACGCAGCTGTGACACGCGCAGCAAGTTCGTGGGGTAGTCGGGGCTGCTCGTCTCATCGATAACGACAGTGACGTCTTCGAAGACGTGGCGTTTCTGGGTGCCGTCAGGTGGTCGAGAGTGACCACCCAGGTCGGCCGGGTGCCACCGTCTGTCAGATCCTGCTCGTGGAGTGGGTGGAGTGGACGTGATCAAAAGCGCGTCCGGATCTGAGTCGCCTCCTTCCTTCGTTGCTCCACACGAGTCCGTTAGCTGAGCGTGTAGAGCAATTGTTCGTTTGCGGCGTATGCATTTTCGGCGTTTCTGGCGACCAGCGCGTTGACACTATTGATGGTGCTGCGTTGTTCCCAGTGTGTGCCGTCTGGGCTGCGCCAGACGGTGTCGGCGGTGTCGATGCCCCAGAGCGTGCCATCGGGTGCGGCCGCCAGGAGAGCTAGGGCCGGCGCATCGGGAACGGTTGTGAAGGTCTGGGCGTCGTCGGTGCTGTGTTGCAGGCCATCTGGGGTAGTCGCCCATACGCCGCGGTCGGTGATCGCGAGTGCTGCTGCGGCCAGGGGCGCGCCGGGGGTCCAGCTTCTCCCGTCATCGGTCGATACGAGC is part of the Gordonia bronchialis DSM 43247 genome and encodes:
- a CDS encoding L,D-transpeptidase → MLAALTAVVMLLTSCSSTGGAYSNEIQAVDSFADIAQPSIAVATEGGGRLAPNAVVEPGLPIVVTASRGALTNVRIPTASGRPLAGSLSEDGSTWTSTQPLGYSKRYSVQAEAVGVGGRSVVSQRFTTTSPESLTSAAILGEKTVGIAHTVGVRFADPIPDRKKAQAAITVSSDPQMRGAFYWISDSEVRWRPERFWTPGTKVSVAVNIYGVDLGDGLYGDENLSYDFTIGRAQEIVADDNTKTIVVKRDGKVIRTMPTSFGKDSTPTPRGIYMIGDRVEHIIMDSSTYGVPVESAAGYRTPVQWAVQMSYSGIYMHGAPWSMSAQGSSNVSNGCPNLSPTDAEWLVKNTLRGDPVTVKNTNADTLPGVDGLGDWNIPWPQWKNGNADT